A region of Pyxidicoccus parkwaysis DNA encodes the following proteins:
- the recA gene encoding recombinase RecA, with protein MAVNQEKEKAIELAMSAVERQFGKGSIMRLGKDEPLMRDVQAISTGSISLDIALGVGGVPKGRIIEIFGPESSGKTTLCLHIVAEAQKRGGICGYVDAEHALDVGYARKLGVRTDDLLLSQPDTGEQALEIAEMLVRSGAIDVLVVDSVAALVPKAELEGEMGDAHMGVQARLMSQALRKLTGTIAKSQTCVIFINQIRMKIGVMFGNPETTTGGNALKFYASQRLDIRRIGAIKNGESVVGSRTRVKVVKNKVAPPFKEVEFDIMYGTGISREGDLIDLASNDNIVEKSGSWFSFNGERIGQGRENAKDYLKEHPEVAKEIETRVLEKYGINKTPVAAAPAAEEAAAEGGSEKRARVKAVK; from the coding sequence ATGGCCGTGAATCAGGAGAAGGAAAAGGCAATCGAACTGGCGATGTCCGCGGTGGAGCGTCAGTTCGGCAAGGGGTCCATCATGCGGCTCGGCAAGGACGAGCCCTTGATGCGGGATGTCCAGGCCATTTCGACGGGCTCCATCTCACTCGACATCGCGTTGGGCGTGGGTGGCGTTCCCAAGGGCCGCATCATCGAAATCTTCGGGCCGGAGTCCTCCGGTAAGACGACGCTGTGTCTCCACATCGTCGCCGAGGCGCAGAAGCGCGGCGGCATCTGCGGCTACGTGGACGCGGAGCACGCGCTCGACGTGGGCTACGCCCGCAAGCTGGGCGTGCGCACCGATGACCTGCTCCTGTCCCAGCCGGACACCGGCGAGCAGGCGCTCGAAATCGCGGAGATGCTGGTGCGCTCCGGCGCCATCGACGTGCTGGTGGTGGACTCGGTGGCCGCGCTCGTTCCGAAGGCCGAGCTCGAGGGTGAGATGGGCGACGCCCACATGGGCGTGCAGGCCCGCCTCATGAGCCAGGCGCTCCGCAAGCTCACGGGCACCATCGCCAAGAGCCAGACGTGCGTCATCTTCATCAACCAGATTCGCATGAAGATTGGCGTGATGTTCGGCAACCCCGAGACGACGACGGGCGGCAACGCGCTGAAGTTCTACGCGTCGCAGCGCCTGGACATCCGCCGCATCGGCGCCATCAAGAATGGCGAGAGCGTGGTGGGCAGCCGCACCCGCGTGAAGGTCGTCAAGAACAAGGTGGCGCCGCCGTTCAAGGAAGTCGAGTTCGACATCATGTACGGCACGGGCATCTCCCGTGAGGGCGACCTCATCGACCTCGCCTCCAACGACAACATCGTGGAGAAGAGCGGCAGCTGGTTCTCCTTCAACGGAGAGCGCATCGGCCAGGGCCGCGAGAATGCGAAGGACTACCTCAAGGAGCACCCCGAGGTGGCGAAGGAAATCGAGACCCGCGTCCTCGAGAAGTACGGCATCAACAAGACGCCCGTCGCCGCCGCGCCCGCCGCGGAGGAGGCCGCCGCCGAGGGTGGCAGCGAGAAGCGCGCCCGCGTGAAGGCCGTGAAGTGA
- a CDS encoding RNA polymerase sigma factor codes for MSAVDLDSDAQAMLKVAAGDRQAFAWLFDRYHASVARFAFRFVNDRERAEELTQDIFVKLYRHAGTYKPSARFKTFLFRVATNHCLNEVRRGEYRVSHTSSETPEGEETGAVEMAGPDGDRPDQALAGRELERVVGAALGDMSARERAAFTMCRFEGMAYRDIAEALEASEAAVKSLIHRATLAVARRIEELQAGTAPARSRA; via the coding sequence ATGTCCGCCGTGGACCTGGATTCGGACGCACAGGCGATGCTGAAGGTGGCCGCGGGAGACCGGCAGGCGTTTGCCTGGCTGTTCGACCGCTACCACGCGAGCGTGGCGCGGTTCGCCTTCCGCTTCGTGAACGACCGGGAGCGCGCGGAGGAGCTCACGCAGGACATCTTCGTGAAGCTCTACCGCCACGCGGGCACCTACAAGCCCTCGGCGCGCTTCAAGACGTTCCTCTTCCGGGTGGCCACCAACCACTGCCTCAACGAGGTCCGTCGAGGAGAGTACCGCGTGTCCCATACCTCGTCGGAGACGCCGGAGGGAGAGGAGACGGGAGCGGTGGAGATGGCGGGGCCGGACGGAGACAGGCCGGACCAGGCGCTGGCGGGGCGGGAGCTGGAGCGGGTGGTGGGCGCGGCGCTGGGGGACATGAGCGCCCGCGAGCGCGCGGCCTTCACCATGTGCCGCTTCGAGGGCATGGCGTACCGGGACATCGCGGAAGCGCTCGAGGCGAGCGAGGCCGCCGTGAAGAGCCTCATCCACCGCGCCACGCTGGCGGTGGCGCGCAGGATTGAAGAGCTGCAGGCGGGCACCGCGCCCGCGAGGAGCAGGGCATGA
- a CDS encoding anti-sigma factor family protein has translation MSCGFEEDLTAYLDGELPPARRGEVEAHLGTCAGCRATHALLRNAVARLAELPAYEPSPATRRAVLAKLDALPVPWWQRLKVLLRPAVLVPSVGLAAALGVALLMAGPGPEAPDELADPAVMELAANLEVAEDFEVLGLDSAEDLEVVANLHELEVTP, from the coding sequence ATGAGCTGTGGTTTCGAAGAGGACCTGACGGCGTACCTGGACGGGGAGCTGCCCCCGGCCCGGCGCGGGGAGGTGGAGGCCCACCTGGGCACCTGCGCCGGGTGCCGCGCCACGCACGCGCTGCTCCGCAACGCCGTGGCGCGCCTGGCGGAGCTGCCCGCCTACGAGCCCTCTCCCGCCACCCGGCGCGCGGTGCTGGCGAAGCTGGACGCGCTGCCGGTGCCGTGGTGGCAGCGGCTCAAGGTGCTGCTGCGGCCCGCGGTGCTGGTGCCGTCGGTGGGGCTCGCCGCCGCGCTGGGCGTGGCGCTGCTGATGGCGGGCCCTGGCCCCGAGGCGCCGGACGAGCTGGCGGACCCGGCGGTGATGGAGCTGGCCGCCAACCTGGAGGTGGCCGAGGACTTCGAGGTGCTCGGCCTGGACAGCGCGGAGGACCTGGAGGTCGTCGCGAACCTGCACGAGCTGGAGGTGACGCCGTGA
- a CDS encoding DUF3106 domain-containing protein, whose protein sequence is MKRLDLAALGLVVTLLAGATVRAETDAPRTAAERFERMTPEEKEALRAKLREFKSLPPDEQARIRGNLDRWRKLPPEERERIRANLRELKRLSPPERQALRERVRELRKLPPEQRAEMRQRMREYLREHPEKREQMMENLRRWRQLSPEQRQEIRERLRERRRR, encoded by the coding sequence ATGAAGCGACTGGACCTGGCCGCGCTGGGGCTGGTGGTGACACTGCTCGCGGGCGCCACGGTGCGCGCGGAGACGGACGCGCCGCGCACGGCCGCCGAGCGCTTCGAGCGGATGACGCCCGAGGAGAAGGAGGCGCTGCGCGCGAAGCTGCGCGAGTTCAAGTCGCTGCCCCCGGACGAGCAGGCACGCATCCGCGGCAACCTGGACCGCTGGCGCAAGCTGCCGCCCGAGGAGCGCGAGCGCATCCGCGCCAACCTGCGCGAGCTCAAGCGCCTCAGCCCCCCGGAGCGACAGGCGCTGCGTGAGCGCGTGCGCGAGCTGAGGAAGCTGCCCCCCGAGCAGCGCGCGGAGATGCGCCAGCGCATGCGCGAGTACCTCCGCGAGCACCCGGAGAAGCGCGAGCAGATGATGGAGAACCTGCGCCGCTGGAGGCAGCTGTCGCCCGAGCAGCGCCAGGAGATTCGGGAGCGCCTGCGCGAGAGGCGGCGCCGGTGA
- a CDS encoding serine/threonine-protein kinase, with product MHVAVPRPVEVPSRRFGQYLLRSRLGSGGMAEVFLADAVDVRGQPFSVALKFMRKDVPAEAFADEADLMGLLEHPNLVQRLEVGEAFGRPFIAMELLVGGDLGGLMRALQQQRRPFPPGLAAHVGIEVLRGLAYFHQARTRSGRPLGLVHGDINPANIFFSGEGDVKVGDFGVAKAQGADIGPADGVAAGKLHYLSPEQTRGEPLTPASDVFAVGIVLHELLLGRHPFRRDTTDVKVVMNAIRAARLHLPDTLDRGLAAILRKALDPDVVSRYHTAGELAGALLTWSLDSGQDITRMDVRRWLADVLGLIG from the coding sequence ATGCACGTCGCGGTCCCCCGCCCCGTCGAGGTGCCCTCTCGCCGCTTCGGCCAGTACCTGCTGCGCAGCCGACTCGGCTCGGGAGGCATGGCCGAGGTGTTCCTCGCGGACGCGGTGGACGTGCGCGGCCAGCCCTTCAGCGTAGCGCTCAAGTTCATGCGCAAGGACGTGCCCGCGGAGGCATTCGCCGACGAGGCGGACCTGATGGGCCTGCTGGAGCACCCCAACCTCGTGCAGCGGCTCGAGGTGGGCGAAGCCTTCGGGCGTCCCTTCATCGCCATGGAGTTGCTGGTGGGCGGGGACCTCGGTGGGCTCATGCGCGCCCTGCAGCAGCAGCGCCGGCCCTTCCCGCCCGGACTCGCCGCGCACGTGGGCATCGAGGTGCTGCGCGGGCTCGCCTACTTCCACCAGGCACGCACACGCAGCGGCCGCCCATTGGGGCTGGTGCACGGCGACATCAACCCCGCCAACATCTTCTTCTCCGGCGAGGGCGACGTGAAGGTGGGCGACTTCGGCGTGGCCAAGGCGCAGGGCGCGGACATCGGCCCGGCGGACGGAGTGGCCGCGGGCAAGCTGCACTATCTCTCACCGGAGCAGACGCGCGGCGAGCCGCTCACGCCCGCCTCGGACGTCTTCGCCGTGGGCATCGTCCTCCACGAATTGCTGCTGGGCCGGCACCCCTTCCGGCGCGATACGACGGACGTGAAGGTGGTGATGAACGCCATCCGCGCCGCGCGGCTCCACCTGCCGGACACGCTGGACCGGGGACTGGCCGCCATCCTCCGCAAGGCACTGGATCCGGACGTGGTCAGCCGCTACCACACCGCGGGCGAGCTCGCCGGCGCGCTCCTCACCTGGTCCCTCGACTCAGGCCAGGACATCACGCGCATGGACGTCCGTCGCTGGCTCGCGGACGTGCTCGGCCTCATCGGCTGA
- the glmS gene encoding glutamine--fructose-6-phosphate transaminase (isomerizing), whose product MCGIVGYVGDKESAPILVSGLKKLEYRGYDSAGVAVVNRNQLNVVRATGKLRNLENRVVADQPQGTIGIGHTRWATHGRPSDENAHPHTYKNVAVVHNGIIENHLALKEELRARGHVFSSETDTEVFAHLISDELERGKELPDAVRGAIEQVKGTYALAVVSAKDPNRIVCTKNASPMVLGLGEGQNFIASDVPAVLEHTRDIVYMEEGDLAVVTAAKIDIFNRQGQLVNRPTRRIDWTPMMAEKGGHKHFMHKEICEQPRAVGDTLRGRMLLSEGDVHFEGWNLSAEKVRSLTKITILACGTSWHSGVAGKHMIESLARLPVEVELASEFRYRDPIVDPSHLAIAISQSGETADTLAAFKEAKARGATAMSICNVIGSAMTREAEFSVLTNAGPEIGVASTKAFTTQLVALYLLAVKLGRMRGTLTVQAAQEHLTHLTQIPKMIEDVLKCEPQVKRVAREFMNSQDFLFLGRGPMHPVALEGALKLKEISYIHAEGYAGGEMKHGPIALIDEKMPVVVIAPKQPHVAYEKIIGNIEEVRARGGKVIAVIDEDDQHVATLADHVIRIPAACALLAPVVATIPLQLLAYHVAEMRGNDVDQPRNLAKSVTVE is encoded by the coding sequence ATGTGCGGGATTGTTGGTTACGTCGGTGACAAGGAATCTGCTCCCATCCTGGTGTCCGGGCTGAAGAAGCTCGAGTACCGGGGTTACGACTCGGCGGGTGTCGCGGTGGTGAACCGCAACCAGCTCAACGTGGTGCGCGCCACGGGCAAGCTGCGCAACCTCGAGAACCGGGTGGTGGCGGACCAGCCGCAGGGCACCATCGGCATTGGCCATACGCGGTGGGCCACGCACGGGCGTCCGTCCGACGAGAATGCCCATCCGCACACGTACAAGAACGTGGCGGTGGTGCACAACGGCATCATCGAGAACCACCTGGCGCTGAAGGAGGAGCTGCGCGCGCGCGGGCACGTGTTCTCCTCGGAGACGGACACCGAGGTGTTCGCCCACCTCATCTCCGACGAGCTGGAGCGCGGCAAGGAATTGCCGGACGCGGTGCGCGGGGCGATTGAACAGGTGAAGGGCACCTACGCGCTGGCCGTCGTGTCCGCGAAGGACCCCAACCGCATCGTCTGCACGAAGAACGCGTCCCCCATGGTGCTGGGCCTGGGCGAGGGGCAGAACTTCATCGCCAGCGACGTGCCCGCGGTGCTCGAGCACACGCGCGACATCGTCTACATGGAGGAGGGCGACCTCGCCGTCGTCACCGCCGCGAAGATTGACATCTTCAACCGCCAGGGCCAGCTGGTGAACCGGCCCACGCGCCGCATCGACTGGACGCCGATGATGGCGGAGAAGGGCGGCCACAAGCACTTCATGCACAAGGAGATCTGCGAGCAGCCTCGCGCCGTCGGCGACACGCTGCGCGGCCGGATGCTCCTGTCCGAGGGCGACGTCCACTTCGAGGGCTGGAATCTCTCCGCGGAGAAGGTCCGCTCGCTGACCAAGATTACGATTCTGGCCTGCGGCACCTCGTGGCACTCCGGCGTCGCCGGCAAGCACATGATTGAGTCGCTGGCGCGCCTGCCCGTGGAAGTGGAGCTGGCCAGCGAGTTCCGCTACCGCGACCCCATCGTGGACCCGTCGCACCTGGCCATCGCCATCAGCCAGTCCGGTGAGACGGCGGACACGCTGGCGGCCTTCAAGGAGGCCAAGGCCCGCGGCGCCACGGCGATGTCCATCTGCAACGTCATCGGCAGCGCCATGACTCGCGAGGCCGAGTTCTCCGTGCTCACCAACGCGGGCCCGGAGATTGGCGTGGCGTCCACCAAGGCGTTCACCACGCAGCTGGTGGCGCTCTACCTGCTCGCGGTGAAGCTGGGCCGCATGCGCGGCACCCTCACCGTCCAGGCGGCGCAGGAGCACCTGACGCACCTGACGCAGATTCCGAAGATGATTGAGGACGTCCTCAAGTGCGAGCCGCAGGTGAAGCGCGTCGCGCGTGAGTTCATGAACTCGCAGGACTTCCTCTTCCTCGGCCGTGGCCCCATGCACCCGGTGGCGCTGGAGGGCGCGCTGAAGCTGAAGGAAATCTCGTACATCCACGCGGAGGGCTACGCGGGTGGCGAGATGAAGCACGGCCCGATTGCGCTCATCGACGAGAAGATGCCGGTGGTGGTGATTGCGCCGAAGCAGCCGCACGTCGCCTACGAGAAAATCATCGGCAACATCGAGGAGGTCCGCGCGCGCGGCGGCAAGGTCATCGCCGTCATCGACGAGGACGACCAGCATGTCGCCACGCTGGCGGACCACGTCATCCGGATTCCGGCGGCCTGCGCGCTGCTGGCGCCGGTGGTGGCCACCATTCCCCTGCAGCTCCTCGCGTACCACGTGGCGGAGATGCGTGGGAATGACGTGGACCAGCCGCGCAACCTCGCCAAGAGCGTGACGGTGGAGTAG
- the glmU gene encoding bifunctional UDP-N-acetylglucosamine diphosphorylase/glucosamine-1-phosphate N-acetyltransferase GlmU, translated as MTALAAVVLCAGKGTRMKSEKAKVLHPILGRPLCAYPLNRALELGATTVVPVVGHQAEAVEKTVRAFFPDAPLRFALQREQRGTADAVKSAEEALKGYSGRVLILYGDVPLLRRETLEALVAAHDKAGGPLALVSTVLEDPTGYGRVIREGGKVVRIVEHKDATPEQRNVRECNAGIYTVDADFLWKALAEIKPANAQGEYYLTDLVEMASKRGPVASIEADATETAGVNDRVELAARARVLQQRINEAHMRAGVSIQDPATAYIEEGVVIGADSEVGPSVTLSSGTIIGQRVTIGQGSVITASTVADGTVIKPYTVLEEAKVGERNVIGPFARLRPGTELAEDVHLGNFVETKKTQLGRGSKANHLTYLGDAKIGAGCNVGAGTITCNYDGVNKHVTELGDGVFIGSDTQLVAPVKVGDGAYVGAGTTVTKNVPPGSLAVSRTPQVTKEGWVAAKKARRATKSEG; from the coding sequence ATGACAGCTCTGGCGGCGGTGGTGTTGTGCGCGGGCAAGGGCACGCGGATGAAGTCGGAGAAGGCGAAGGTCCTTCACCCCATCCTGGGCAGGCCCCTCTGCGCGTATCCCCTCAATCGGGCCCTCGAACTGGGCGCCACCACCGTGGTTCCGGTGGTGGGCCATCAGGCAGAGGCCGTGGAGAAGACGGTCCGCGCCTTCTTCCCGGACGCTCCGCTGCGCTTCGCGCTCCAGCGTGAGCAGCGCGGCACCGCGGACGCGGTGAAGTCCGCCGAGGAGGCCCTGAAGGGGTACTCCGGCCGCGTCCTCATCCTCTATGGCGACGTGCCGCTGTTGCGGCGTGAGACGCTGGAGGCGCTGGTCGCCGCACACGACAAGGCGGGCGGTCCGCTGGCGCTCGTGTCCACCGTGCTGGAGGACCCCACCGGCTACGGCCGCGTCATCCGCGAGGGTGGCAAGGTGGTGCGCATCGTCGAGCACAAGGACGCCACGCCGGAGCAGCGCAACGTCCGCGAGTGCAACGCGGGCATCTACACCGTCGACGCGGACTTCCTCTGGAAGGCGCTGGCGGAAATCAAGCCGGCCAACGCGCAGGGCGAGTACTACCTCACGGACCTGGTGGAGATGGCCTCGAAGCGGGGCCCGGTGGCCTCCATTGAAGCGGACGCCACGGAGACGGCCGGCGTGAATGACCGCGTGGAGCTGGCGGCGCGCGCGCGCGTGCTCCAGCAGCGCATCAACGAGGCGCACATGCGCGCGGGCGTGTCCATCCAGGACCCGGCCACGGCCTACATCGAAGAGGGCGTCGTCATCGGCGCGGACTCCGAGGTGGGCCCCTCGGTGACGCTCTCCTCGGGCACCATCATCGGCCAGCGGGTCACCATCGGTCAGGGCAGCGTCATCACCGCCTCCACCGTGGCGGACGGCACCGTCATCAAGCCGTACACCGTGCTGGAAGAGGCGAAGGTGGGCGAGCGGAACGTCATCGGCCCGTTTGCCCGCCTGCGCCCCGGCACGGAGCTGGCCGAGGATGTGCATCTGGGCAACTTCGTGGAAACGAAGAAGACGCAGCTGGGCCGGGGCTCCAAGGCCAACCACCTGACGTACCTGGGCGACGCGAAGATTGGCGCCGGGTGCAACGTCGGGGCGGGCACCATCACCTGTAACTATGACGGGGTGAACAAGCACGTCACGGAGCTGGGGGATGGAGTCTTCATCGGCTCGGACACGCAGTTGGTGGCCCCGGTGAAGGTGGGCGACGGTGCCTATGTCGGCGCGGGGACCACGGTGACGAAAAATGTGCCTCCGGGGAGCCTCGCTGTGTCACGTACGCCACAGGTCACCAAGGAGGGATGGGTGGCCGCGAAGAAGGCGCGGAGAGCGACGAAGTCCGAGGGATGA
- the ggt gene encoding gamma-glutamyltransferase — protein sequence MRSLATRSLAVAVVLLACVAHAARPYRGGAVATAYPQASAAALEMLEKGGNATDAAVAAAFVAAVVGPYHSGIGGGGFALVHDGKTGETKVLDFREVAPKAASRDMYVKDGKVVPGLSTDGPLAVAVPGAVAGYLQLLKEHGKLPPSVVLAPAIAAAKKGIWVTPRYLTMGQGRLECLRKDPEASRVFLVKNAQGEYEMPPLGHVIKMPDLARTLGGIAKGGAKAFYSGPVAKAIADTVQTGGGVLTVDDLAAYKTRPRQPLEGSYRGHRILTMPPPSAGGVAVIQVLGALEKLRPQGMAFRDPEALHLYVEAVRRAYVDRAKYLGDPDFSDVPTARLVSPGHIADLAGSIDAKKATASASLLPPVPGAQGSTLTDKPAVLTPEPERKNTTHISVIDKDGNAVAMTTTVNYGFGSCVVAKGTGVLLNDEMDDFAAQPGVPNAYGLVTGEPNAIQPGKVPQSSMSPTLVFSKEDPKKVMLAVGSPGGSTIPTTVIQVISNVVDSGMDVARAVNEGRVHHQYLPDELWVDKWGLEPATLSVLEAKGHKVRRVDQWGDAEAVFSDPKTGLRYSASDPRNEGVALGQD from the coding sequence ATGCGGAGCCTGGCGACGCGGAGCCTGGCGGTGGCGGTGGTGCTCCTGGCGTGCGTGGCGCATGCGGCCCGCCCCTACCGTGGCGGCGCGGTGGCCACGGCGTACCCACAGGCCAGCGCGGCGGCGCTGGAGATGCTGGAGAAGGGCGGCAACGCGACGGACGCGGCGGTGGCGGCGGCCTTCGTCGCGGCGGTGGTGGGGCCGTACCACTCGGGCATCGGCGGTGGAGGCTTCGCGCTGGTGCACGACGGCAAGACGGGCGAGACGAAGGTGCTCGACTTCCGCGAGGTGGCGCCCAAGGCGGCCTCGCGCGACATGTACGTGAAGGACGGCAAGGTGGTGCCGGGCCTGTCCACGGATGGCCCGCTCGCGGTGGCCGTACCGGGCGCGGTGGCGGGCTACCTCCAGCTCCTCAAGGAGCACGGGAAGCTGCCTCCGTCCGTCGTGCTGGCGCCGGCCATCGCGGCGGCGAAGAAGGGCATCTGGGTGACGCCGCGCTACCTCACCATGGGGCAGGGCCGTCTGGAGTGCCTGCGAAAGGACCCGGAAGCGTCGCGCGTGTTCCTGGTGAAGAACGCGCAGGGCGAGTACGAGATGCCGCCGCTGGGGCACGTCATCAAGATGCCGGACCTGGCGCGCACGCTGGGCGGCATCGCGAAGGGCGGCGCCAAGGCCTTCTATTCGGGCCCCGTCGCCAAGGCGATTGCGGACACGGTGCAGACGGGCGGCGGCGTGCTGACGGTGGACGACCTGGCCGCGTACAAGACGCGCCCGCGCCAGCCGCTGGAGGGCAGCTACCGCGGACACCGCATCCTCACCATGCCGCCGCCGAGCGCGGGCGGTGTGGCGGTCATTCAAGTCCTGGGCGCGCTGGAGAAGCTGCGCCCGCAGGGCATGGCCTTCAGGGACCCGGAGGCGCTGCACCTCTACGTGGAGGCGGTGCGCCGCGCGTACGTGGACCGGGCGAAGTACCTGGGTGACCCGGACTTCTCGGACGTGCCCACCGCGCGGCTGGTGTCCCCGGGCCACATCGCGGACCTGGCGGGCTCCATCGACGCGAAGAAGGCCACGGCCAGCGCCTCGCTGCTGCCGCCGGTGCCGGGCGCGCAGGGCTCCACGCTGACGGACAAGCCCGCGGTGCTCACGCCCGAGCCGGAGCGCAAGAACACCACGCACATCTCCGTCATCGACAAGGACGGCAACGCGGTGGCCATGACGACGACGGTCAACTACGGCTTCGGCTCGTGCGTGGTGGCCAAGGGCACCGGCGTGCTGCTCAACGACGAGATGGACGACTTCGCCGCGCAGCCCGGCGTGCCCAACGCGTACGGCCTCGTCACCGGCGAGCCCAACGCGATTCAGCCCGGCAAGGTGCCGCAGTCCTCCATGTCCCCCACGCTGGTGTTCTCCAAGGAGGACCCCAAGAAGGTGATGCTCGCGGTGGGCAGCCCGGGCGGCTCCACCATTCCCACCACCGTCATCCAGGTCATCAGCAACGTGGTGGACAGCGGCATGGACGTGGCGCGCGCGGTGAACGAGGGCCGCGTGCACCACCAGTACCTGCCGGACGAGCTCTGGGTGGACAAGTGGGGCCTGGAGCCGGCCACGCTGTCCGTGCTGGAGGCGAAGGGACACAAGGTCCGCCGGGTGGACCAGTGGGGCGACGCGGAGGCGGTGTTCAGCGACCCGAAGACGGGCCTGCGCTACTCCGCCAGCGACCCGCGCAACGAGGGCGTGGCCCTGGGACAGGACTGA
- a CDS encoding TatD family hydrolase — protein sequence MPEPLPIFDAHLHPEGLSDQDLESMRFFGVERALVVAHHFPEPTSKALLRHFDDLVERQLPRLERVGIRAYAALGVHPRCIPRRGLSEVLSALPDYFQGGRVVALGETGLHAGGEEEEEAFLEQLALARSLKLRVVVHTPTEDKERHTRRILTLLRQSGVLASRVLVDHANSRTVRTILEVGHWAGLTLHPEALKAERAVAVVRRLGSERLVLNSDAGDGAGDILGLARLANLLTKASLSERIVRRVARENAIRFFQVSD from the coding sequence TTGCCGGAGCCCCTCCCCATCTTCGACGCGCACCTGCACCCCGAGGGCCTGAGCGACCAGGACCTGGAGTCCATGCGCTTCTTCGGGGTGGAGCGGGCGCTGGTGGTGGCGCACCACTTCCCGGAGCCCACGTCCAAGGCGCTGCTGCGCCACTTCGATGATTTGGTGGAGCGGCAACTCCCCCGGCTGGAGCGCGTGGGCATCCGCGCCTATGCCGCGCTCGGCGTGCACCCGCGCTGCATCCCCCGGCGCGGCCTGTCCGAGGTCCTCTCCGCGCTGCCCGACTACTTCCAGGGCGGCCGCGTGGTGGCGCTGGGCGAGACGGGGCTGCACGCGGGCGGAGAGGAAGAGGAAGAGGCCTTCCTGGAGCAGCTCGCGCTGGCGCGCAGCCTCAAGCTGCGCGTGGTGGTGCACACGCCCACCGAGGACAAGGAGCGCCACACGCGGCGCATCCTCACGCTCCTGCGCCAGTCCGGCGTGCTGGCCTCGCGCGTGCTGGTGGACCATGCCAACTCGCGCACCGTGCGCACCATCCTGGAGGTGGGCCACTGGGCCGGGCTGACGCTGCACCCGGAGGCGCTCAAGGCCGAGCGCGCGGTGGCGGTGGTGAGGCGGCTCGGCAGCGAGCGGCTGGTGCTCAACTCCGACGCCGGCGACGGCGCGGGCGACATCCTCGGCCTGGCGCGCCTCGCCAACCTGCTCACCAAGGCCAGCCTCTCCGAGCGCATCGTCCGCCGCGTCGCGCGGGAGAACGCCATCCGCTTCTTCCAGGTGAGCGACTGA